The segment ATTAAACCTCTTTCAAGAACCTTTGGGTTGTTTGATATATTATCGTGCGTTTTTGAGTCCTTGTCCCATAAAGCCAAAGATTCTTCTGGATTATCAACAAATTGTCCATCTTTATAAATATAGCCATAACCATTTGCGTAAATTCCCCACCTTGCCACTAAAAATACTTCTTTAATGTGAGGATGAGCTTTTATTAATTCTAAATATTTTGCTTTTACCTGAGAAAGTGTGTCATCACTTCCCCAATTCACACCAAATAATGGTGGATTACCGCTTGCTGCAAGCAATTTGCCTTTTATGCCAAGTTGTTTTGCAAGCAAACTAAATCCAGGTGATAATGCATCTGCGTGAGAATCGCCCATAACTACAAAAGTATAGTGAGGGGCATTTTGATCACCAAGCGTTGGATACTTATCCCAGGCGACTTCATTAGGCTTTAAATCCATATATTTAGAATCTTCAAGATTTTTGTCTGTTGGGGCGCTAATAATTTTTTGAAGTTCTTTTGGGTACCTGCCTGGTAGTCCATCATGGTATTCTAAATAATATCCAAAAGAAGCAATGAGAATCATCACAGCAAAAATTGGAATAAATAATTTTTTTGGGTTGGATTTAAAGTCTTTTAATCTTATTGGTGTTTCAATAAACCTATAAGATAGATAAGATAAAACAAATGTTAATACCAAAGCTGAAATGAGCAATAAATCATCAATGTTTTGAGGTAAAACTGGCGCAAAATACCTATAAGCAGATAATATAGGCCAATGCCATAAATAAAGAGAGTAAGACAAAAGACCTACAAACACAAAACTTTTTGTAGAAAGTAACCTTTTTAAACAATTCTCAGAATAGGTATTTGCATAAATAATTAATAAAGCACCAATAGCTGGTAAAAGTGCAGCATATCCAGGAAATGGCGTGGTTTTTTTAAACAAAAAAACAGCTGTTAAAATAAATATCAAACCAATCCATGCTAATATTTTGCCAAATATATTACTATTCAATCTGGGAAAAGCCCCAAGTGCCACAAGTCCACCAAAAGCAAATTCCCAAATTCTAGTGAAAAATAGGTAAAAATCAGCCTCAGGATCAACTTTTACAAGGTAAATATTTAAAATAAAAGAAGCCACCAACGCAATGCTAACCCATAGCGCGTAGCGTTNNNNNNNNNNATTACCAAAAAAGCAGGGTAGAATAAATAATACTGCTCTTCAACGCCTAAAGACCATGTATGTATAAGTGGCAAAGAATCTACATCTGGAGCAAAGTATCCACCTTTTAACCTCATAAAATAAATATTTGACAGGTAAAATACAGTAAACATTGAGGAAAAACCCAAAGTTTTATAGTTGTCAGGTAATAAGTAAAAATAACCAAAAATAAAAGTAGCTATAATAAGTGTAAATAATGCAGGAAATAATCTTTTAACCCTTCTTATGTAAAAATTTATGAAAGTGAATTTATCTTTGTTAAGTTCATTTACCGTTATAGATGTAATTAAGTAACCAGAAATCACAAAGAAAATATCGACACCAATATAGCCGCCAGAAAACAACATTAAATTTGCATGGTATAAAATTACTGCTAAAACCGCAATAGCTCTTAATCCATCTACATCTGGCCTATATTTAATTGAACTTGATACATTTGGGTTTTTCAATGTCATTTAAATTCTCTTTCAATTCTTTTTAGATCAGCTTCCATCATAATCTGTACCAATTTATCAAATTTTGTATTTGATTGCCATCCTAATTTTTCTTTTGCTTTTTGTGGATTGCCAATTAAGAGCTCTACTTCTGATGGTCTGTAGAAATCTTTTGATACTTCTACCAATACTTTTCCAGTCCTTTTGTCTATGCCTTTGGAAGCAATGCCTTCTCCAGACCATTCTATATCAAAACCTGCTATTTCAAATGCTTTTTCCACAAATTCTCTTATTGTGTGCGTTTCACCCGTTGCAAGAACATAATCATCAGGTTTATCCTGCTGAAGCATAAGATACATACCATATACATACTCTGGCGCATAGCCCCAGTCTCTTTTTGAGTCAAGGTTGCCAAGGACAAGTTTATCCTGCAGACCATGCTTTATGCGAGCTATGGCATATGTGGTTTTCCTTGTTACAAATTCAAGACCTCTTAGCTCTGATTCGTGGTTAAACAGTATACCGCAGGCTGTAAACATATTATAGGCTTCTCTATAGTTTACGCTTATATAGTGCGCAAAAACTTTGGATACCGCATATGGGCTTCTGGGATAAAAAGGTGTGTTTTCTGTTTGAGGAATCTCCCTTACTTTGCCAAACATCTCTGAAGTAGATGCCTGATAAAACTTTGTGTCCGGTTTTATATCTCTTAGTGACTCAAGCAGTCTTAAAACACCTATTGCGTCAATATCTGCTGTTAGTATCGGCTGTTCAAACGATACACCTACAAAGCTTTGTGCTGCCAAGTTATACACTTCATCTGGCATGATTTTTGATATTACATGGCGGATGTTCGTAAGCTCTAAAAGATCCATATAGATAATTTCTACATCCTGCTCTATGTCAAGCTCTTTTAGCCTCCAGTTGCCAGAATCACCGCTGCGTCTGTCTGCTCCGTATACCTTGTAGCCTTTTTCCAGCAAAAGCTTTGCAAGATATGCGCCATCTTGACCTCTAATGCCTGTTATCAGTGCTTTTTTCATTAAATGCCTCCGAATTTGTTTTTAGTTGATTATATAAAATTAGAGTTTTATCTATTAGCTGAGTGGCTGAGTCGTCCCATGTTGTAAGTTTTATAGTTTGCGTTTTGTCAGCTGGGGGTTTTACGTTATTTATTGCATCAACTAAACTATCAATGCTTGAAAGATTAAAATATATAGGGTAGCTTCCACCTATTTCTCTAAAAACATCAATATCGCTTGCAATCACAGGCACATTGTAATACATTGCCTCTGCCAAAGGCAAACCAAAACCTTCTATTACAGAAGCTACAATTACTGCAGCTGCATTTTTGTATAAATAAGAAAGATCTTCATCGTTTAAAAAGTTAAACATAAAAAGATTCTTATTGTAATATTTTGAAGATCTAATCCTTTTTAGGGTATTTTCGCATAACCAGCCAATTCTGCCTACTATAACAAGTTTTTTTGATAAATCATTTTCCCATATCTTTTCAAAAGCATCTAATACAAAGTCGTGGTTTTTTCTTGGTTCAAGCGTGCCTACCATAAGAAATATCTTCGAATTTTTAACAATATCTTCAATGTGTTCATTGTGATTTACTGATTGTGTTAATGGTTTTATATCGCTTCCCAAGCTAAATACACCTGTGAGTTTTTTTGAAATTCCGCTAAATTCATTTTCGCTTAATTTTTTTATTTGATACACATTTGCATAAGATGTTGTAACAATAGCATCAAAAACATCAGTTTTTTTAAAATTTGCTTTGAATTTTTTTGGAGTTTGATCTCTATAATATTTTGGAAACATTAATGGTATAATATCGTAAACCAGCAGTATAAAAAAAATGTCAAATTGCCTTTTGTATTTTTTAATAGCCTCAAACAACCCAAGCTCCAAAAAAACATCAATTCCAAGAATAATATCTCCTTTTTGAGGAACTATTGGGTTAGCTTTAATTGAAGGTTTTGCA is part of the Desulfurella sp. genome and harbors:
- a CDS encoding SGNH hydrolase domain-containing protein produces the protein MILIASFGYYLEYHDGLPGRYPKELQKIISAPTDKNLEDSKYMDLKPNEVAWDKYPTLGDQNAPHYTFVVMGDSHADALSPGFSLLAKQLGIKGKLLAASGNPPLFGVNWGSDDTLSQVKAKYLELIKAHPHIKEVFLVARWGIYANGYGYIYKDGQFVDNPEESLALWDKDSKTHDNISNNPKVLERGLIRTLKVFHEMNIKVYVVSDVPEIGWNVPETLSKLYILRGIHTRKITAPTYSDYLKRQKPVFNAFKEAEKYYKFTLINPAKHMCIDDKPCIVLDKKGYPLYLDTNHLTNHGAYYVVKHDPGFEEALKTQ
- a CDS encoding acyltransferase — protein: MTLKNPNVSSSIKYRPDVDGLRAIAVLAVILYHANLMLFSGGYIGVDIFFVISGYLITSITVNELNKDKFTFINFYIRRVKRLFPALFTLIIATFIFGYFYLLPDNYKTLGFSSMFTVFYLSNIYFMRLKGGYFAPDVDSLPLIHTWSLGVEEQYYLFYPAFLV
- the gmd gene encoding GDP-mannose 4,6-dehydratase, producing MKKALITGIRGQDGAYLAKLLLEKGYKVYGADRRSGDSGNWRLKELDIEQDVEIIYMDLLELTNIRHVISKIMPDEVYNLAAQSFVGVSFEQPILTADIDAIGVLRLLESLRDIKPDTKFYQASTSEMFGKVREIPQTENTPFYPRSPYAVSKVFAHYISVNYREAYNMFTACGILFNHESELRGLEFVTRKTTYAIARIKHGLQDKLVLGNLDSKRDWGYAPEYVYGMYLMLQQDKPDDYVLATGETHTIREFVEKAFEIAGFDIEWSGEGIASKGIDKRTGKVLVEVSKDFYRPSEVELLIGNPQKAKEKLGWQSNTKFDKLVQIMMEADLKRIEREFK
- a CDS encoding glycosyltransferase family 1 protein, translated to MFFDLVNRGVGVEKPKNIFIDCTATYYTGLNTGIQRVVRNIIARVDYIEANFGIKCTPVILKEGQFISISKEDLLNKKPDPKVLKVKVLLSKILPSKVYFFAKNLYGRLFLFFAKPSIKANPIVPQKGDIILGIDVFLELGLFEAIKKYKRQFDIFFILLVYDIIPLMFPKYYRDQTPKKFKANFKKTDVFDAIVTTSYANVYQIKKLSENEFSGISKKLTGVFSLGSDIKPLTQSVNHNEHIEDIVKNSKIFLMVGTLEPRKNHDFVLDAFEKIWENDLSKKLVIVGRIGWLCENTLKRIRSSKYYNKNLFMFNFLNDEDLSYLYKNAAAVIVASVIEGFGLPLAEAMYYNVPVIASDIDVFREIGGSYPIYFNLSSIDSLVDAINNVKPPADKTQTIKLTTWDDSATQLIDKTLILYNQLKTNSEAFNEKSTDNRH